The DNA window GTCTCTCCCCGCGAACGCCCCACCTAAGTCGTACATCGTGGACCCTCACTGTACACGGTTGCACCCTTCGATTCGATAGCGAAACGGGGGAACGGTGAGCGAAACGCCAGTTTTCTCCCCCTGTATCATCTGGGATTAATATATTGGGTTCCGCTTATATTCTTTTTGATTGCTATCTGACCCGTCGAAAACACTCAAAAGAGAACGGCTATCCGACCGATGACGAACGCGATAGCGGCGAGGAACATACCATATTTCAAATGATTCTGCCCGGCTGTCGGGTTCCCGAAACTCTCAGCGGCGGCATAGAGCATGATGGCGTCCGCGGGAACGACGACCACCAGATAGGGCAGCCCGAACACGCCCCACAGATACGGCAGCGGACTCGCGGCGACGGCGACGACGAGCAGTATCGCACCGAAGGCCGTCGCACGACGTGCACCGATTGCCAACGGAAGAGTGTTCAACCCCTCTTCCCGGTCGCCAGCCATGTCCTCGACGTCCTTGATTATCTCTCGCGTGAACGTCGAGAGCGCGGCGAGCAAAAAGAGAATCGCGGCGGTTCGGATTTGATCGACCGGAACGCCGACGCTCCCCGCGTCGGCCGCAACCGCCGCACTGCCGAACAGAAACGTGCTGCCCCCGAGATAGGCGACGACGGCGTTCCCGACTCCCGGCAGACCCTTAAATAATTTCGTGTAGGCCACGAGCGCGAGGAGGTTGAGCGCCGCGATGCCGATGGCGAAGACGGGCAACGCGAGCGCCGCGACCACGGCACCGACGAACAACACGATACTGAATATCAAGGTTCCCTTCGGCGAAACCGCTCCGCGCGGAATGGGTCGCTCCGGCGCGTTGATGCGGTCGATCTCCCGGTCGAAGTAGTCGTTGATGGCGTTGCCCGCTCCCGTCGCCAACCACGTCGCCACCACGGCCGCGACCACCTGTACCGGTTGCGAATCGGTGAAGACGCCACCCGCGACGAACGCGCCGATAAAGGTGAGCACGCCCGCCGCGAACGTATTCCCCGGACGTGTGAGTTCGAACAGTCCCTTCGCACGCCCGTCGATACTCATACGGCGACGTACTCGGTCCACGTCGTATAAATGGTCGGAATGAGATTTCCGCGAGACGAAACCACGACGTTTAAAAAGTAGGGGGCAGTACGAGTGAGTACGGGCGCTTAGCTCAGTCTGGACAGAGTGCTTGGCTTCGGACCAAGTTGCCGCGGGTTCAAATCCTGCAGCGCCCATGTTTTTGACGACGAACGAAGTGAGGAGTCGAAACTGGGCAAAGGATTTGAACTAGACCGAGGTTTGACGCGAAGCGTCGGTGCTCGGGCGTGGTTCCCAAATCCTGCAGCGCCGTTGTTTTCGTTCGATAGTCGAACAACTGAGTGCTTTCCACCGAGATTCATGACCCGACCAGTAGGCCTCGCCGATCGAGAAGTATGGGTTCAGTAGAAGGAACCGTTCGTTCTGGTGAATTCGGTGTGTCTTCTCCACAGAACCACCCAATTGGTCAAATAAAGATCAAAACTCCTCTATTCTGGATGTTTGTCTAAATAATTCCCGGATTAAAAAACGAATGCGGTAGGTATATCCGTGTGGTGGGTCTCTGTTTAGTTGTAATGGCAAACGGTAAGGTTGATTTCTTCAACGACACTGGCGGCTACGGTTTCATCTCGACTGACGACTCCGACGACGACGTGTTCTTCCACATGGAAGACGTTGGCGGCGAAGACCTGACGGAAGGGACCGATATCGAATTCGACATCGAACAGGCCCCCAAGGGCCCCCGCGCGACGAACGTCGTCCGCAACTAACTAACGTTTCGTACCGTCGCCACACGGCGATACGACGTAACTTCATTTCTCCAGTCGAACTTCCCGGAGAGAACTATCGCTGTTTGACGGACGGTACGGTA is part of the Haladaptatus paucihalophilus DX253 genome and encodes:
- a CDS encoding cold-shock protein, whose amino-acid sequence is MANGKVDFFNDTGGYGFISTDDSDDDVFFHMEDVGGEDLTEGTDIEFDIEQAPKGPRATNVVRN
- a CDS encoding geranylgeranylglycerol-phosphate geranylgeranyltransferase produces the protein MSIDGRAKGLFELTRPGNTFAAGVLTFIGAFVAGGVFTDSQPVQVVAAVVATWLATGAGNAINDYFDREIDRINAPERPIPRGAVSPKGTLIFSIVLFVGAVVAALALPVFAIGIAALNLLALVAYTKLFKGLPGVGNAVVAYLGGSTFLFGSAAVAADAGSVGVPVDQIRTAAILFLLAALSTFTREIIKDVEDMAGDREEGLNTLPLAIGARRATAFGAILLVVAVAASPLPYLWGVFGLPYLVVVVPADAIMLYAAAESFGNPTAGQNHLKYGMFLAAIAFVIGRIAVLF